A region of the Roseiflexus sp. RS-1 genome:
AAAGGAGGAAAACCGGCGTATCTCATCCGTTCGCGTTCGTATTGAACATGTTATCGGCGATATCAAGCGGTATCGAATCATTCACGACATTATCCGCTTCAGTTGTTCCGAATTTCGGGATATGGTCATGGAAACATGTTGCGGGCTGCATAACTTCCGAATTTGGCTGAAACGCAAAAAGCAGTCCAAAAATCAAAACGAATCTTGATGAAGTCTATTGGGTCAGTTCCGCGACTTTTTCACCCGACGGTCGCTATGTTGCTACCGGCAGTTGGGATGGAACGGTGCGTTTATGGAATACTGCTACCGGATTAGAACTGAAAAAGTTCGACCTGAATACCTGGCGAGTGTATTCTGTCGCCTTTTCGCCCAATGGTCGTTACATTCTGGTAGGAAGCGATAATCCTTACTATAACGACCCTAAGCCTTTACGCCTGTGGGATCTTGAAGACGACCGAAAGATAATTTTCAGAGGACTGCAATTTGGGGTCAACGCGGTAGCATTCTCTCCCGATAGCCGCCATGCCCTTTCTGGTGGGGAGGATGGAATTCGGATGTGGGAGATTCCCATCGGGAAAGAAATTCGCCACCTGGGAGGGCATTTGCGGCCGGTGAATGCGGTCGCCTTTTCGCCAGACGGACGTTATGCCCTGTCAGCCAGTGATGACAAGACCGTGCGGCTGTGGGAGGTGCACTACCCGCCTTTCCATCCCCCAGGACATCCCTATCCTGCGCTGAATCGAACAGCGCTGTGAACCTATCAGGAGGCTGTTATGACTGTCTCAACTTCCACCCTCTTTTGTATCGTCTGCGGCCGCGAGTTTCGCCCGCGTGACGCGGACACGGTCATCTGTCCCGACTGCGGCGGCCCGCCCGAAGCCCCTGCTCCCAGCCAGCCGCAAGAAACGGTGCTGGCCGACCAACCGCGCGGCACGGTACTGATGAGCCAACCCGCTTACCAGCGGATGTGCATCCTCTGTGGCCAGGACTTTACCACCCCCGACCCGCAGGCCGACCGCTGCCCGCAATGCCGCGGCGAAGCGCCGCAACCCCAACCCGAAATCCGCTCCCGACCCGAAAGCCGCCAATCAACACCCGCCATGCCTGCCCGCCCCCAGGGAACGGTTGCCGTGCCCGAAAGCAGCCTGTCGCCTGCCCCCTCATCCGCCGATGTGCCGCTGACATGGAACGCGGGCGATGTCATCCTGGACCTGTACGAAGTCAAGGGCGAACTGGGAAAGGGCGGCATGGGCGTCGTCTATCGTGTCCATCACCGCCAGTGGAACATTGACCTGGCCGTCAAAACGCCGCTGCCTGAAGCGCTGCAAAAGGCTGGCAGCCTGGAGAACTTTCTCCGCGAGGCGCAAGCCTGGGTGGACCTGGGCCTGCACCCGCACATCGTCACCTGCTACTACGTCCGCCGCCTGGGAGAAATGCCGCGCGTCTTTGCCGAGTGCATGGAGGGCGGGAGTCTGAAGAACTGGATGGAGGACGGGCGGCTGTATGCTGGCGGCGAACAGGATGCACTGAAGCGCATCCTGGACTGTGCCATTCAGTTTGCCTGGGGGCTGGGATACGCCCATGAGAAAGGCCTGGTGCATCAAGACGTCAAGCCAGCCAACGCCTTGATGACGCCCGACGGGATGCTCAAGGTGACCGACTTTGGGCTGGTGGGGGCGAAAGGGTACACGCCCGCCTACGCTGCGCCGGAGCAGGAACTGGGGCAGGCGGTCAGCCCGCGCACCGACCTGTGGGGCTGGGGCGTGAGCGTGCTGGAGATGTTCACGGGAGGGGTACACTGGCAATTCGGTTCCGTTGCGGCGAGTGTGCTGGAGAACTACCTGCAGGAGGCGCCGCCGGAGGGCATCCCGCCGATGCCTGCGGCGCTGGTGGAGTTGCTGCGCCAGTGCTTCCAGAACGACCCCGACCTGCGCCCGGCGAGTATGGACGAAGTGGCGGAGCGGCTGGCGCGCCTTTACGAACAGGAGACGGGCGCGCCCTACCCGCGCCAGAAACCCAACGCCCTGGAGTTGCGGGCGGACAGTTTGAACAACAAGGCAGTGAGTTTGCTGGACCTGGGGCAGGAAGAGGAAGCGGTACGCTGCTGGCAGGAGGCGCTGCAAGCCGACCCTCTCCATCCCGGGGCAACATACAACTTGTTCCTAATACAATGGGATCGGGGAGATGTTATTGCTTCGGAGGTTGTTAAACGATTGGAAGAACAACTTAAGTTGTCTTCAAATTATTGGCCAGTAGCATATTTGCTAGGACTTGTGTACTTTAAAGTGGGAGATTCTCTTAAGGCAATTGAAACAATTGCAAAGTTGTATCTACCAGAAGTTCGCGATGAACAACCATTTGCTTGGGTAATTGCTATTGACCGACATGATACAAAGAGCGCGTTAGAAATCTTGTTAGATTTTTCAAAAGATGGGAAATATCCAGATGTACGACGGACTTTGGAACTGGCTATGCTTAATTTGCCAGATGTACGATCCCTGCGGAATATTAAAGGGCATGCTGAAAAAATAACTTGTGTTTCTTTTAGTCCCGATGGAAATTTCTTACTTTCGGGTAGCGAAGATAACACCTTGAGATTGTGGGATTGGCTAGGAACTTGTAAACGCATCTTAAAAGGTCATACTGGAGCAATAACATGTGCGGCCTTTAGTCAAGATGGGCGCTATATACTATCAGGAAGTCACGATTGTACAGTGCGATTGTGGGATGTGGCAACAGGAGAATGCTTACGTGTTTTTAAAGGACATACCGAAAAGGTGACTTCCGTCGCGTTTGATATTGGTAGACAGTATATTGCATCAGGAAGCACTGATCACACTCTTAAGATATGGGATATTCACGACGGATCTTCCATTCATACAATAGAACACGAAGGGGAGGTATCCTGCGTGGGATTTAGCCCAAATGGTGGATACCTTGTTTCAGGAATGGACGGTTTGTTAACAAAGTCTCCAATCTTCTTTTGGGACGCGAAAAGTGGCCGCCATTTGTACGCTCTTGAAAGGCATGAGGGGGGAATAACTTCTATGGCTTTTACCGCAAGCGGTCATTTCCTTCTTTTGGGCACTAACGTTGGAACGATAGAGTTGTGGGACCTGACAACGAAAAATTGTCAACGTACTTTGCAATCGTTTGAGAGCTGGCCTGTGGTTTCTGTGTCAGTGCATCCGAAAGGAGATAGAGCTTTGTCATGTCAAGGCGATTCTATCTACTATTGGAACCTCCAAACTGGAGCATGCATTCTAAAAAAAGACTCTGAATGGTTTGTTGCTTCTATTGCAATTAGCCCGGACGGAAGATTCATTCTTCTAGGCTGCCTCAAATCTATGAAAATGTGGAAATTAGAAGGAATTGGTGATTTTAATCTCGATTTTTTCTTGTCTAAACCACGATTGAGCGAACATGAAACCAATATAGAAACAACGTTTACCAACCTAATAAAACATGCAAAGAACATGATGCAGGAAGGTAAATACTCTCGATGCCTAGAGTTGGTACAGCAAGCGCGCTCAATGCCAGGGTATGAGCGCTCTAACATGGCCTTGGAATTATGGTTCGATTTGCATTCTCATTGCCGTACTATTGGGTTAAAAGCCTACTGGGAAAGCCAAACTCTTATCGGACACAATTTTTGGGTATGGTCTGTCGCTGCAAGTCCGTGCGGACGCTATATTCTTTCTGCTAGTTTTGATAAAACTATGAGACTTTGGGATGTTAAAAGGGGAATTTGCTTGCACACTCTTAATATCCCAGATAAAACTATAAACTCTGTTGCCTTTAGCCCAAGTGGAGAGTATATTGTCTTCGGTGGATACGAAACTATGCAAATGTGGGATGTTCGTAAATGGAAGTGCATCCGTGTGTTTCGATATGAGAAGAGAGTAGATGCCGTCGCTTTTAGTCCAGATGGGCGGTATGTTGTTTCTGGCGGATGGGATGATGCAACTATACGCCTGTGGGAAGTTCAAACTGGAAGGTGTGTGTGTATACTCGAAGGACACGAAGGAGCGATTACGTCTGTTGCAGTTAGACCAGATGGATACTATATTTTATCGTGCAGTTACGATCACACTGTGCGACTTTGGGATGTATGCAAGGGAGTATGTGTTTATGTAGATGAAACGCACATGAAGTCTTTGCCGCACCCTTTGGGTGGAGAAATTGATGTGCCGGTGAATTCCGTTTCTTTCAGTCCAGATGGCAAGCACGCTGTTTCGGCTGGTACGGATGGTATGATGCGGATATGGAATATTGAGAATGGAAAGACTTTATCTCAATTAAGGTGTAAAGATTCAATAACGTCTGTGGTTTTTCACCCAAATGGGCGTTTCATACTCTCGGGTAGTGTTGATGGAACTGTCAGAATATGGGACCTCGAGACAAGCAGATGCGTACATGTATTCTCTGGTCACAGAGACATTGTGCAATCCGTTGCTTTTAGTCAAGATGGATGCTATGCGGTATCAGGAAGTTGGGATAAAACCGTACGGTTATGGGTATTGGATTGGGATTTGGAATGCCCCGCCCCCGCCGACTGGGACGAAGGTGCGCGCCCCTACCTGGATATCTTCCTCACCCTGCACACCCCCTACGCTCCCGATGGCCTCAGCCGAGTCGGGAAGCCGCAGTGGACGGAGGAGGATTTCCAAAAGTTATTGCAGGAACTCGGCTATCGCGGCTACGGCTGGCTGCGTCCGGAAGGCGTGCGCCGCGAACTGGAAAAGATGGCAAAAGAGAGAAAATAGGAGGTCTCTATGGGTCTGGATAACTACGCCGCCCGTCATCCCGAGGGCGGGCTGACCGAAGAGGATAAGCAGGCGTTTCGTGACGCCGGCATTGACCTGTGCGGTGGCATGCACAGCGACGGTGTGATTTCTTTTCGCGGCAAGTGGTATGACCCGCTGGTCGCGCACGTGACCGGCGTCAGCCTGTACCAGGAATGGATTCCCCCGGAAACGGTGCGGGAGATGGCCGCCGCGCTCAACCGCTACAGCGCCCGGCGCCTGGCGCGCATCTGGGACAAGGTGTGGCCTATGCCCTGGGAGGATTCGCATCACAGCGAACGCGAGGTCGCTGACCTGCAGCGTTTCTTCGCTATCTGCGCTGAGCGCGGGCTGGGGTTGAAAGGATGGTGGTGATATGGGACTGGATTACACCTACCGTCTCTTCTTTCCGCGGGAGCGCGTCCCCGAAGCGCTGGAGGGCCTGGCGGCACGGTGCGCTCCGCCCCCGCGCGGGACGGCGCGCATCTGCCTGCCGCAGGGCATCCGCGAGTTTCCTTTTGAACCGTTCCGTGAGGATGCGCTGCCCAACTGGGATGACGAATCCTACAGTTTCGACATCATCCTGCGCCTGGAAGCAGACGAGGCGCTGGAGAAATTCACCCGTATCGCGCCACAACAACTGGAGGCGCAGGGTGGGGAAACCGCTCTCGGATATGTCTATTTCCGGGTGGACAATCCACCCGATGAGGCAGTCAGTTGCTTCGTCTTCATCGCCGGCGGGAATCGCATGAGTTGGGCGTTCCTGGATTCGCGCTCGCTGCAAAGCGCCTTCAGCGACCTGCTGGCGGCGCACGGCGGCTTGTGTGGCCTGCTGGATAGGGACGAAGATTGCATTGTCTTCTGGTGGCGCGGTCAGGCGACCTGGGAAACACTCCACGAAGCCTGGACGCTGGAGGAAATTGACGCCCAAATGCAACAAGCCCTGCACCAGCAAGAAAAGTCAACCCGATCTGCGCCGCGCCGCCGCTATCGCTGCCGTAAAAAGTGAACAGGATGCGATATGGAGAAACCCCATTTGACCGTAATCAGCGGTCCCCGACAGGGGATGCAGGTTTCCATGGATGTTTCGCCTTTCACCCTGGGGCGGGGAACAGACAACACGCTTTCTCTGCCCGACCCGACCATTTCCAGCCATCATGCCCGTATCGTGGAACACATCGGCCTGTACTGGCTGGAAGATTTGGGCAGCACCAACGGCACATACTTTTTGCCACCACGCGGCGAAGAATTCCGCCTGGCGAAAGACAAGCCCGTCCTGCTGGTGGAGGGCGCTCGCATCCGCCTGGGTGGTCATACCACGTTGCAGGTAGAAGGGATGGTCGCTTCCCAACAGGATGCTACCGCCTGGTCGTTGCAACAGTTGCAGGCATTCATCGCTGGCTGTTACGAAGGGTTGACGGCGCTGGAGCCGGCGCAGCGGCAAGTGGTGCTGGATGACCTGCACCGCTTTGAAGAGGCTATCCGCCAGACGAATAGCGAAGCCGAACTGGTGCACCTGGTCGCCGAAAAATTGAGCACGCTCAGCAAAACAGTCGTCGGGAAATATGAGCCAGATGAAAGCGGTTTGCCAGCCCTGCCGCAAGACCTGCCCGAGCCTGATTCACCGTGTCGCGTCCCCAGCCTGCACAACCTGTTTTTGAGCAACCTGCAGCGCATCCTGCAAGAACTGCCGGGTCAAGAGGAGGAACCGTGATGCAAGCGCTCCTTTCACCTTCCCTGACGGTATATCTCTTCTTTCTGGAACGCCATCTGACCGACCCGTCGGCTGAGCGCGGGCTGGTCAACGCGCTGCGCCTGACTCTCACGAAAGAATTCGAGGAGGGGCGTTGCTACGAAGGGCAGATGGGGGAGGACCTCGCGGCGCGGCTGCAGACGCGCCGGGCGCACGATACGCTGGTCATTCGCCTTGACCTGACGTTGAGCGGGGAACATCCCGTCTCGGACTGGGCACGGCTGTCTCAGGTCTGGGAAGAGACGTTCGCTCGTCAGGACGGGGAGGCAAGCGTGCCATCCCCGTGGGGGGTGACCTTGCTCTACCACGCTCTTTTGCCCAGAGGAGTTACACCACAAACATTACCACCCCCGTTGGAATTGTCGTCGAATTGGGCAACTCACCTGGAAGCCACTCCCTACGGCTGGCTCTTCGTCCTGGGACGCGACAACCAGACCCTCCCGTCTGGCGCAAGCCGCCGTGTGAACCGCTATCTGTTGCTCATCCCTGCCGAACGTGCCGAAAAAGTTATGCAGGTCTTTCTGGAGCCATTGACACAAGGGCTAGTACGTATCGAACTTTATTACCAGAAAGCCATCTACCACGCGCTGCAACAATCGCTTGCCGGTCAGGCGCTGGGGTGTGCCACGCTCTCGTTGCGTCAGAGCATGAGCCAGGCCGTCAGCACACCGGATTTCTCCAACCTTTACCACGAGTTTCGCGAACTGGAAGAGATTTCCAAACTGCTAATGACCGTCTTGAACCAAAAGGCGCACGCCGAAATGCTGCTGCAGTCGCTGCGCGTCAATCAGCGGAATTTCGAGGAAGCGCTCAAGGAGATGCAGTTCCATCCGGCGATCTACGAAAGCGAACGTTCCCGCCTGACGCGGCACGCCGAGCAACTGGCAAATGACCTGCACTACACCGAGACAATGCTGCAAAGCGCCTACGCCTTTCAGGAAATGCAGCGCGGCATTGAAAATAACCGCCTGCAGCGCGCCAGCGTGATGCTGGGCATCGCCGCGGCTTTGCCGGCTGGCATTACTATCTTCAACAGTTTTCTGGACATCTGGGCGCTGATTCTGGAGGGTAGCGGCTGGTCATTGCCGCCGATTGAGCTGCGTATGGGCATTGGGGCGCTAGTGGGCGTCTCCTGGCCGCTGGCGACTTATTGGGCCATTGAGCGGCGGCGGGAGATGGTCCCTGTAGATTTGCCTGGGCGTGCTGAGTTTCGTCCTGGCGCTGGTCAGCACGTTGTGGGTCAACGGGTGAAAGTGCCTTCTCAGGAGGAAGAACGATGCGTGAAGTCTCTAACTGTTTGAATGCCATCTTTGTCCTTTTGACCCTGCCGTTCTACCTGCTGGCACCTATTGTCGCAGTGGCGGGAGCCGTGATCGGTCAATTTGCCCCCACCTGGCTGCCCGACTGGCTGCAGTTCATCACCACCAGGACGTTTCTGTTCGTCGCGGTTGGGCTGTTTGTCTGGTATCTCGTTGTTAGCTGAGCGCCAGCGGAAGAATGGGCAACAGCATAGATTTCTGCGGCATCGAAAGCGCGTTTGCCTTCTTCGAGGACAGCGTATCGGGCTACCTGCTGCTGGCCGGCGTGCTGGTGGCTGGTGCTGTGTTCAAATGGCTGATATAGCCATTGTTCGGCGGATGAAAAATGCGCAATACTCTCAAATACTTGAATGACATCCTGGCTCTACTGACCCTGCCGATCTACCTGTTGATGCCCCTTACAGCGCTGGCAGGTCGAGCGCTTGAGTCTCGTGCGCCCGGCCATTTGCCACCATCATGGGCATTCATTGCCAGTGACACATTCCTGGTCATTGCTGTCGGTCTGTTTCTGTGGTGTCTGATAGTCTACGTGCTGGCCATCGGGAAACTTCAGAGTAGCGGCATGAATTCCTGCTGTCTGGAGGTCGTTTTTGCTATCTTTGTCGAGCCATGTGGCTATCTACTACTGGCGGGCGTACTGGTGGCTGGCGCTGTGTTCAAATGGCTGATGTAGACGTTGTTTGCGGGAGGCAGACATGCGCATTTACTCTTGTGGCAATTGCGGAGAGACGTTACCAGGTCCTGATGTCTATCGCTGCCCACATTGCGGCGTGTTGTTGCGCGGTACGCGCGAAGGAACAGAAGAGGAACGGCTGCGCCGTCAGCGAGAATATCGCCGTAATCGCCCCGAAGCCATAGAGCGGCGGCGAAAAATTCGAGATACATTCGAGAATATCGGTTCTGTGTTCCTGTTCATTGTCGTCGCCTTGTTGATCTTGGCGCTTTTCATCGGCGGCGGAGCGGCGCTGGGACGGTTTGTTTTACCCCTCATTTTTGGATATGAGGCGAGAATCCCTCTTTTGGTAAGCGGGATAATTCTTTGGGGAGCATTGCTATATCCCATCATTCTAAAAGTGCAATGGAGCGTTGATCAGGGGACAAAGTTTGTAAGGGGGTATGGTATCTCGAGAAAACCAGAGTGGGTGGAAAGGATAAGACATCATCAAGATTTAGTGATATACTATTTTTGTACAATCTGAAAATGGAGAAAAACGATGTGTAAGTATCGATCCATTATCGAAAATCCGGAGAAATTACGCTCTATGACCGGACTGACCGTTGAAGAGTTCCACGCGCTGGTTCCGATCTTCCACGCCGCATTTGAAGCGTATATGAAACGTCGCACGATTGATGGCCGCGTCCGATATTGTCGTCGCTACGTCTCGTATGCAAACTCGCCGCTTCCGACAACAGAAGATAAATTGCTCTTTATTTTGACCTACTTAAAACAAAACCCAACGCAAGTGATGCACGGACACCTCTTTCAAATGAGCCAATCAAACGTAAGCAAATGGGTGCATCTTTTGCACGGAGCGCTGAACTATGCGCTTTCACAGCAAAATCTCCTGCCTGCGCGCACTGCCGACGACCTGGCGAGGCGATTGCAGGAAGAACCGTCGTGTGAAGAACCGTCGTGTGAAGAACCGTCGTGTGAAGAACCGTCGTGTGAAGAACCGTCGTGTGAAGAACCGTCGTGTGAAGAACCGTCGTGTGAAGAACCGTCGCATGCGACAAAAGCGCCCCCCTTTTTATCCATGACGGCGTAGAACGTCCCATTCGCCGTCCAAGCGACAAAGTCGACCGGGAGTTGTATTACAGCGGTAAGAAGAAACGACATACGCTTAAGAACGTTCTCATCATTGATGAGTTTGGCTCTATTCACTTTTTGAGTGACACCTACGAAGGAAGGGTCCACGATAAATGTATTGCGGATGAAGCGGGATACACCCTTCCAAACGCGAGCATTCTCTATCAAGACGCCGGATTTCAAGGATTTACCCTGCCTGGCGTCCAGATTATGCAGCCAAAGAAGAAGCCGCGCAATGGAACCCTCACGCCGCAGGAAAAGGAGGAAAACCGGCGTATCTCATCCGTTCGCGTTCGTATTGAACATGTTATCGGCGATATCAAGCGGTATCGAATCATTCACGACATTATCCGCTTCAGTTGTTCCGAATTTCGGGATATGGTCATGGAAACATGTTGCGGGCTGCATAACTTCCGAATTTGGCTGAAACGCAAAAAGCAGTCCAAAAATCAAAACGAATCTTGATGAAGTCTATAGAAGAGGAGGCCGAGAAAAAAGTTTACTTACATCGCCTAAGATCTGCCTGGTTGCTGTTTTTCTTTCTTCTCATCTCTCTTCCTTTACTGGGCGTCATAGGGTGGAGATATGCGGAGTACATCTTTCTTGCGGTAATTTTTGGTGTTCTTCTGCTGCTCTATTTTTGGTTAAAGCGGCATAAGGTGGATGTGAGTTTTGAAAATTTCTCTCTCGCCGCTGTTGCGTTCCTGTATGGCCTGTCTGTTCTGGTTAAGAAACTAGATTTGTCATCTCTTCCTCAACCTGTCTTTCAGCATAGCGGCGCTTTTGCAGGCATGTTAGGGGGAATAGTCCTGGCTTTTTATCTGGCCAAGCGATTTGCAGGGCCACCGCCCAACAAATGGGAACTTGAACATAA
Encoded here:
- a CDS encoding IS5-like element ISRfsp3 family transposase (programmed frameshift), whose protein sequence is MCKYRSIIENPEKLRSMTGLTVEEFHALVPIFHAAFEAYMKRRTIDGRVRYCRRYVSYANSPLPTTEDKLLFILTYLKQNPTQVMHGHLFQMSQSNVSKWVHLLHGALNYALSQQNLLPARTADDLARRLQEEPSCEEPSCEEPSCEEPSCEEPSCEEPSCEEPSCEEPSHATKAPPFFIHDGVERPIRRPSDKVDRELYYSGKKKRHTLKNVLIIDEFGSIHFLSDTYEGRVHDKCIADEAGYTLPNASILYQDAGFQGFTLPGVQIMQPKKKPRNGTLTPQEKEENRRISSVRVRIEHVIGDIKRYRIIHDIIRFSCSEFRDMVMETCCGLHNFRIWLKRKKQSKNQNES
- a CDS encoding protein kinase domain-containing protein, whose protein sequence is MTVSTSTLFCIVCGREFRPRDADTVICPDCGGPPEAPAPSQPQETVLADQPRGTVLMSQPAYQRMCILCGQDFTTPDPQADRCPQCRGEAPQPQPEIRSRPESRQSTPAMPARPQGTVAVPESSLSPAPSSADVPLTWNAGDVILDLYEVKGELGKGGMGVVYRVHHRQWNIDLAVKTPLPEALQKAGSLENFLREAQAWVDLGLHPHIVTCYYVRRLGEMPRVFAECMEGGSLKNWMEDGRLYAGGEQDALKRILDCAIQFAWGLGYAHEKGLVHQDVKPANALMTPDGMLKVTDFGLVGAKGYTPAYAAPEQELGQAVSPRTDLWGWGVSVLEMFTGGVHWQFGSVAASVLENYLQEAPPEGIPPMPAALVELLRQCFQNDPDLRPASMDEVAERLARLYEQETGAPYPRQKPNALELRADSLNNKAVSLLDLGQEEEAVRCWQEALQADPLHPGATYNLFLIQWDRGDVIASEVVKRLEEQLKLSSNYWPVAYLLGLVYFKVGDSLKAIETIAKLYLPEVRDEQPFAWVIAIDRHDTKSALEILLDFSKDGKYPDVRRTLELAMLNLPDVRSLRNIKGHAEKITCVSFSPDGNFLLSGSEDNTLRLWDWLGTCKRILKGHTGAITCAAFSQDGRYILSGSHDCTVRLWDVATGECLRVFKGHTEKVTSVAFDIGRQYIASGSTDHTLKIWDIHDGSSIHTIEHEGEVSCVGFSPNGGYLVSGMDGLLTKSPIFFWDAKSGRHLYALERHEGGITSMAFTASGHFLLLGTNVGTIELWDLTTKNCQRTLQSFESWPVVSVSVHPKGDRALSCQGDSIYYWNLQTGACILKKDSEWFVASIAISPDGRFILLGCLKSMKMWKLEGIGDFNLDFFLSKPRLSEHETNIETTFTNLIKHAKNMMQEGKYSRCLELVQQARSMPGYERSNMALELWFDLHSHCRTIGLKAYWESQTLIGHNFWVWSVAASPCGRYILSASFDKTMRLWDVKRGICLHTLNIPDKTINSVAFSPSGEYIVFGGYETMQMWDVRKWKCIRVFRYEKRVDAVAFSPDGRYVVSGGWDDATIRLWEVQTGRCVCILEGHEGAITSVAVRPDGYYILSCSYDHTVRLWDVCKGVCVYVDETHMKSLPHPLGGEIDVPVNSVSFSPDGKHAVSAGTDGMMRIWNIENGKTLSQLRCKDSITSVVFHPNGRFILSGSVDGTVRIWDLETSRCVHVFSGHRDIVQSVAFSQDGCYAVSGSWDKTVRLWVLDWDLECPAPADWDEGARPYLDIFLTLHTPYAPDGLSRVGKPQWTEEDFQKLLQELGYRGYGWLRPEGVRRELEKMAKERK
- a CDS encoding FHA domain-containing protein — its product is MDVSPFTLGRGTDNTLSLPDPTISSHHARIVEHIGLYWLEDLGSTNGTYFLPPRGEEFRLAKDKPVLLVEGARIRLGGHTTLQVEGMVASQQDATAWSLQQLQAFIAGCYEGLTALEPAQRQVVLDDLHRFEEAIRQTNSEAELVHLVAEKLSTLSKTVVGKYEPDESGLPALPQDLPEPDSPCRVPSLHNLFLSNLQRILQELPGQEEEP
- a CDS encoding WD40 repeat domain-containing protein — protein: MKTNLDEVYWVSSATFSPDGRYVATGSWDGTVRLWNTATGLELKKFDLNTWRVYSVAFSPNGRYILVGSDNPYYNDPKPLRLWDLEDDRKIIFRGLQFGVNAVAFSPDSRHALSGGEDGIRMWEIPIGKEIRHLGGHLRPVNAVAFSPDGRYALSASDDKTVRLWEVHYPPFHPPGHPYPALNRTAL